From Cyanobacteriota bacterium:
AAGACGCTTTGCAATACTTTACACAAATATTCCCAAAGAATCCACTGCAAATTACTCATCGTAGTTACTCATCGTAGATTGTGGGCATTTACGGTTAAAGCATAGTTATTACCAGGCACCCGGAGCACTGCCTAGGTGATTGCGCAGTTAAAACACAACCACAATACGGTAGCTAGTACTAAGTTACTGAGCATTGCTGGGACTCAAGGACAAATACCCGGACTGATCATCGGTTACCCGTTCTAGATAGTGCCCCTCTAGCAAAAATGCTCCCTTCTGAAAGCGTACACTCCAGTAATTGCCCGATCGCTGTCCTAGAACAATACCCTCTTCCCCAAGCTGCAAGACAGTTGGAGGTCGCAACATGGGCATTGGGTCAGCCGTTTTCACATAGGTAGGCATAAAGATCAGCCGCACTCGATCGCCTACAGTCCACTGAACTGAGCATGGTTCTGACATACGTAATACCAATTTCCTTGAAATTAACTCCACAATGCTAGCTGCTGGTTATTACGAGCTAGGTTGGTGTTACCAGTGATTTGTAATGACAATACAAGGAGCAAATACAGAAGATTACAAATTCAGGAAATCAAATGTGGTATTCAACAAAAACGTTTAGAACAATCTCGTAAGCCAAACCCCTCAGCGTTGAGAATCTGTCCTCTCTTGCTACTTACCCGCCATCATGCTCGACACCAACAGCTTACAAGCCTTATTGTACAAGGTAGCCATCGGGCAACTTGTTCACTTAGAACTCCAAAAAGGAACTTAT
This genomic window contains:
- a CDS encoding DUF3148 domain-containing protein; this encodes MSEPCSVQWTVGDRVRLIFMPTYVKTADPMPMLRPPTVLQLGEEGIVLGQRSGNYWSVRFQKGAFLLEGHYLERVTDDQSGYLSLSPSNAQ